CTGCCTCGCAACCCTGCCGATCTCGCTGATCGTGGCGGGATCCATGGCCACCGCCCCGTGGCTCTCGGGCGTGATGCAGCGGCACGGGCGTCGCACCGGCTTCGTGATCGGCGCCATGGGCGGCGCGCTCGGCAGCATCATCGGCGCAATCGGACTCGCCACGGGGAGCTTCTATGTCTTCCTGCTCGGCTCCTTCCTGACCGGCAGCTACATGAGCGCCCAGGGCTTTTACCGTTTCGCCGCCGCCGACAGCGCGAGCGAGACTTTCCGGCCCAAGGCAATCTCCTACGTAATGGCCGGCGGACTGATCTCGGCCCTGATCGGGCCGCAACTGGTGAAGGTGACCACCGACCTCTTCGTGGTGCCGTTTCTCGGCACCTACCTGGTCGCACTGGCGGTCAACCTGATCGGCGTTGGCCTCTTCTTCTTTCTCGACCTGCCCAAGCCCGCGCCCGTGCCCAAGGGGGTCGAGGGCGGTCGCAGCCGCCGCGAGATGCTGCGCGACCCGGTCATCCTGACCGCGGTGGTCTGCGGGATGGTCGCCTATGCGCTGATGAACCTGGTGATGACCTCGACCCCGCTGGCAGTGGTCGGTTGCGGCTTCACCACGGGCAACGCGGCGGATGTCGTCAGCCTGCACGTGATCGCCATGTTCGCGCCGAGTTTCTTCACCGGCCACCTGATCAACCGCTTCGGCGTGGAGCGGATCGTGGCCCTCGGCCTGCTGATCCTCGGGCTGGCGGGGGTTGTGGCGCTCTCGGGTGTGGCCTTGGGGAATTTCTTCGTGGCGCTGGCGCTTCTCGGGCTCGGCTGGAACTTCGGCTTCATAGGGGCCACAACCATGCTGGCCTCCGCCCACAGCACGGCCGAACGCGGCCGGATCCAGGGGCTGAACGACGCGCTGGTCTTTGGCTGCGTGACCCTCGCCTCGCTCGCATCGGGGGGACTGATGAACTGCTCCGGCGGCGACGTGGTCGCGGGCTGGAACGCGGTGAACCTGGCCATGGTGCCGCTGCTGGCGCTGGCTGGGGCCACCCTGATCTGGCTTGTGCTGAAACCCAAGCCCGCGCTCTGAGCGCCCCCGCGGCAGCCAAGGATTTTAAGCAAAATCCTTGGCAAAACTTTTTGATAAAAGTTTTGCGCGCTACCACCGCCCCGTGGCGCTGACCCACGCAAGCCGCGCGCGCTTGGCGAACTCCGACAAGCCCAGACCGCCCGCTGCCACCAGACCCGGCGCCTCGGTCGCCTGCCGCAAGATCGTCTCCGCCTGCCAGCCCGCAAACAGCGCCGCTCTCGCCGCAACCGGGACCATACCCCGCGCACCGCGGGCCTCCGCCAGCCGCGCCAGGCCGCGCCGCGCCAACTCCGCCACCGCCTCCGCCCGCCCGTCGACCAGCGGGATGCGCCCCCGCGCCTCCAGGTCCGGCACCGCCTGCAGATACCGCGCCAGCGCCGCCGCCCAACCCTGCTCGCGCAGCACAGGCTCAGCCGCCGCCTCGGCACCAAGCGCCCGCCCCGCGGCCCAGACCAGACCGGCGCCGGTTTCCTCCAGATAGGCGTCGAACGCCGCCTGATCCTCGAACGGATCGCGGTAAACCTCCCACCGCCGCGCCGCCACCAGCCGGTCCAGCACCGCCACCGCTTCGGCGTCCAGCACCTCCGCCAGCGGTGTCGCCACCTCGTGGGACCTTACCCTCGCGCCGCTCCGGATCTCCTCCAGAACGTCGCGCCACCATTGCAGCCGCATCTCCGCGATCATCGGCTCTTCGGTCAACCAGGGCGCGCGGCTCACCTCGATGTTGAACGCATAGAGCGGAAACAGCACCCGGCGCGCCGGCACCGGGGCGGCCATGGTCGCGAGAAACCGGTCCGGATCGCCGCGTTCGACCAGCCCCGCGCAGGCCTCCAGGCTCATTCGGCGGCCAGCGCGATGCGGGGCGCACCGTCGCGGATCAGCTTCCACTGGATCGCCTCGACCAACGCCTCGAAGCTTGCATCCACGATGTTGGCCGACACACCAACGGTGGACCAGCGCCGCCCCTGCCCGTCCTCGCTGTCGATCAGAACACGGGTCACCGCCTCGGTGCCGCCATTGGTGATCCGCACCTTGAAATCCACCAGCCGCAGGTCTGCGATATAGGGCGTATAGGGCCCCAGATCCTTGCCGAGCGCCTTGGCCAGCGCGTTCACCGGCCCCCGGTCGCAGCCGGTCTCGTCCATGGACTCCGACACCGACAGCATCTTCTCATCCCCGATCTTCAGGACCACCACCGCCTCCGAGAGGCTGACCATCCGGTCGTACTTGTTCTTGCGCCGCTCCACCGTCACCCTGTAGCGCTTGACCTCGAAGAACTCCGGCAGCCCCTCCAGATGCCGCCGCGCGAGCAGTTCAAACGACGCCTGCGCACTGTCGAAGGAATATCCCATATCCTCCCGCCGCTTTACCTCGTCCAGAAGCGCCCCGAGCCGCATATCCCCCTTCTGTACGGCGATCCCCGCATCGGCCAGACGCTTGCGCAGGTTCGACTGCCCGGCCTGGTTCGACATCGGAATGACCCGCGCATTGCCCACCGCCTCCGGCGGGATATGCTCGTAAGTGCTGGGGTCCTTCAGGATCGCCGAGGCATGCAGGCCCGCCTTGTGCGCAAACGCCGACGCGCCCACATAGGGCGCGCTCTTGGTCGGCACCCGGTTGAGAATATCGTCAAGCGTCCGCGACACCCGCACCAGGTCCCGCAGCGCCGCGGCACTCACCCCGGTCTCGAACCGGCTGGCATAAGGCTCCTTCAACAACAGCGTCGGGATCAGCGTGACCAGATTGGCATTGCCGCACCGCTCGCCCAGCCCGTTCAGCGTGCCCTGCACCTGCCGCGCGCCCGCGTCGATCGCGGCAAGTGCATTGGCCACCGCATTGCCGGTGTCGTTATGGGTGTGAATACCCAACCGGTCCCCAGGCACGCCCGCCGCGATCACCTCCGCCGTAATCCGGCCCACCTCCGCCGGGAGCCGCCCGCCATTTGTGTCGCAGAGCACGACCCAACGCGCCCCGGCCTCCAGCGCGGCCTGCAACGTCTCCACCGCATAGCCCGGGTTCGCGAGATAGCCGTCGAAGAAATGCTCCGCATCAAAAATAGCCTCGCGCCCCTGCGCCACCAGATGCGCAACCGAGCGCGCGATGTTCTCGGTGTTCTCGGCCAGCGAAATCCCAAGCGCACGGGTCACGTGGTACTCATGCGACTTGCCCACAAGGCACACGGCCTGCGTGCCCGCATTCAGCACCGCAGCCAGCACATCGTCATTCTCCGCCGAGAACCCGGCGCGCTTGGTCATGCCGAAGGCCGCAAACCGCGCATGATCAAAGGTCGGCGCAGAAGCAAAAAACTCGCTATCCGTCGGGTTCGCCCCGGGCCAGCCGCCCTCGATAAAGTCGATCCCCAACGCATCCAGCGCCGCCGCGATCTGCTGCTTCTCGGGGGTCGAGAACTGCACGCCCTGGGTCTGCTGCCCGTCGCGCAAGGTGGTGTCGTAGAGGTAGAGGCGTTCGTTCATCTCGCACCCTCTTGCTTCACCTCATCCAATGCGGCTGCTGATAGCACTTCATTGGTTTCACGCGCCTGCTCGAGGATTTTTCGTGGGTGTCTAACATCCAGAACATCAATCGGAACCGCTTTTTCCCCACGCTTCAATTGCTGTATGAACTCACGGATTTCTGCCTCCTGTACATCGCGGACGCTGAACGCCTCTGGGTAGTAGCCTCCTCGCAATAACTTAATTTGCTCCAGTCTATAGCCGAGGACTCTGCCCAATTCATTCAAAAGATCTGCAACTTGGTCTTCGACATCTTGAAAGACCCTTCGCCGAACATCCGGGTCCTCTGATTTCCAGCGACCAACGTCATTGTAAGTTTCCAACAGGGCCGAGAACTTCTTTGAAACTTCCTGTTCTCCGTAGAACTCAATTTCAACCAAGTTAAGAGCTTGTACGCGCTCGATACTGATTGGCGCTTTCCGTGTAGCCATGAGCAAGCGAAAGACATGTAATCTTCTGTTTGTTCGTTCTCTGCGCTCTTGCAAATGGTGTGCAATAAGTACCGCTCCGAGAGGTCCGACAACAATTGCGAAGGTAGTGATCCAGAACTCCAGACTCATTCCACAGCCTCCAACTTCGCCGCATCGAACTCCGGGCCAGGCACCAATTCGACCCCTGCCTTGCTCATCCGCACCTCGACCCCGGCTGCGATCAGCGCCGCTTTCATTCGGTCCACCTGTGTGAAATCCTTAGTGCCAATCGCCGCCTCACGGACCTCTGCGAGCCGGGCTGCCAACTCCGAGAGGTCGACCTGAGGCGAACTGTCCCAGCCCCCCATCTCGTCGCTCAAGAGCCCCATCAGCTGCGCCGACGCCAGCAGCCCGGGCAGGTTCCCGTCCCGATAAAGCTGGTGCAACTCCGCAATCGCGCCCGGCGTGTTCAGATCATCCACCAGCGCCGCCATAACGGACGGGGCCGCGGCAGGCGCGGGACGGGTGCCCGCAACCGCCGCCCGCCATTTCCGCAATACCGCCATCGCCTCGTCCCGCTTCCGCTCCGTCCAATCCATCGGCTTGGAATAATGCGTGCCGAGAAACACGAACCGGATCACCTCCCCGGGCACCCCTTGGTCCAAGAGGTCCCGCACGGTGAAAAAATTGCCCAAGGACTTGGACATCTTCTTGCCCTCTACCTGCAGCATCTCGTTATGCATCCAGACCTTCGCAAAGCCCCCCTCGGGATGGGCGCAGCAGCTCTGCGCAATCTCGTTCTCGTGGTGCGGGAATTGCAGATCATTCCCGCCGCCATGAATGTCGAAACTCTCCCCCAAAAGCTCATGGCTCATGGCCGAGCACTCGATATGCCAGCCCGGCCGCCCGCGGCCCCAGGGGCTGTCCCAGCCCGGCAGCCCCGCCTCCGACGGTTTCCACAGCACGAAATCCATCGGGTCGCGCTTGTAGGGCGCCACCTCCACCCGCGCGCCCGCGATCATGTCGTCCACCGACCGCCCCGACAGCGCGCCATAGGCGCCGTAGCTGCGCACATCGAACAACACATGGCCCTCGGCCACATAGGCATGGCCGCGCGCGATCAGCGTCTCGATCATCGCCACCATCTGCGGGATATACTCGGTTGCCCGCGGCACATGGGTCGGCGGCAACGTCCCCAGCGCCGCCATATCCTCCAAGTACCAGCCCGTGGTCTCGTCGGTGATCTCCCGGATCGAGCGCCCGGTCTCGGCGGCGCGCGCGTTGATCTTGTCGTCCACATCCGTGATGTTGCGCACATAGGTCACATGCTCGGGCCCATAGACCTCGCGCAGCACCCGGAACAGCATGTCGAACACCACCGCCGGGCGCGCATTGCCCAGATGCGCCCGGTCATAAACCGTCGGCCCGCAGACATACATCCGCACGTTGTCGGGGTCGATCGGGGTGAAGACCTCTTTCCGGCGGGTCTTCGTGTTGGTCAGCTTGAGCTCGGTCGCAGTCATCACAGGTCCTTCGCGCGCAGCCCCAAAGGGTCCCCCCGGGCCTTATCAACTCATTCGCACAGTGGAAACAGATGACAACGGCCCGCCGAGAAACTCAGGCGGGGCAAATCGCGCAGATGCAGATATCCCGGGTCATGGCTCCGGTCATAGCCGGTCCCGCGCCCGGTTGCCAAGACGCAAAAAAGGGGCGGGCCCGACCGGACCCGCCCCAAATCGTCACAAGGCCTGCGGTTCAGAACCGGTAAGCCAGGCGCGCCTGCACCGTGGTGGCATCCACATCCACCCCGGAGCCGTCGAAATCGTCGAACTCGTGATAGAGCACTTCGCCCGCAAGGCTCAGGTTCTGGCTCAGCGGGTATTCCACCCCGGCCCCCGCGAACCAACCATCATCGCTGCCCAAGTTGTCGGTGCCCGCCCGCGCATAGCCGCCCGTCGCATAGATCAGGGACGGTCCTGCCTCGAAGCCGGCCCGCAGCTTCAGCCGCAGCACATCCTCCAGGCTCGCGGGCCCAAGGTCGATATCCGCGATGTCGTAATCGATCCCGGCGCCCAGAACGTAGGACCCGAAGTCATAATCGTAGCCCGCGATCAGGCCACCGATCAGACCGTCGCCATCGACGCCGGACGCATTCGTGCCGACGTCACCATACCCGATCTGCGCACCCACATAGCCGCCGGTCCAGTCCCGGCCGGAAACAACCACGGGGGCCGGCGCCATGGGGACCGGCTCCACCACCGGGTCCTCCAGGCTGCCCGCGAGGGACGGTGCCCCGAAAAGCGCCAGCGGAAGGGCCAGTGCGACAACGGGGGAAAACTTACTGCTCTTCATGGTGAACTCCTTGGTCTGAGTGGGCCCTTGCGGCCCTCACCGCTGCGTATGTGGGATTGCGTAGCTGCCGTTAAAGCCCCCGCGCGTTCACATCCGCATGGGTCCGCAGAATCGGCCAAAACCCGCTGGAAAGGGGCGTTTTTCCGGCCAACGAACGGCAACTTCCCGCGGAGTCCCACCAGCCCGATCACAGTGTCTTGAGCCACGCCGCACAGCGCGACACCCGCGCCCTCGCGATCCCCTCTGGACACAGCCGTCCCGGGCGGGCAAGAAAATGAACAAGTGTTCAGAAAGCAGGAGCCCCCATGCAGGTTTCAGATCACGCCATCCTCGTTACCGGCGGCGCCTCGGGCCTCGGCGAGGCCACCGTCCGCCACCTGCGCGCCAAGGGCGCGGCGGTCGCGGTGCTCGACCGGGATGCGACCCGCGGCCACCAGCTCGCCGCCGAAAGCGGCGCGCTCTTTTTCGAAACCGACGTCACCGACGATGTCAGCGCCGAGGCCAGCGTCACCGCCGCCGCCACAGCCCTGGGCCGGATCACCGCCTGCGTGACCTGCGCAGGGGTTGCGACCAGTGCCAAGACCCTCGGCCGCGAAGGCCCTCACGGGCTCGACGCCTTCCAGCGCACCATCGACATCAACCTGGTTGGCACCTTCAACATCGCCCGGCTCGCGGCGGCCGAAATGGCCCGCAACGCACCCGATGCGGACGGCGCGCGCGGGGTGATCGTCACCACGGCCTCCATCGCCGCCTTCGACGGCCAGAAAGGCCAGGCCGCCTATGCCGCCTCCAAGGCCGGGGTGACGGGCCTGTCCCTGCCCATGGCCCGCGATCTGGCGCGCGAGGGCATCCGCGTGATGTCCATCGCCCCGGGCATCTTCCGCACACCGATGCTGATCGGCCTCGGCGAAGAGATCATGGAGGCGCTCGCGGCTGACGTGACCTTCCCCAAACGCCTCGGCGATCCGGTGGAATACGCCCGTCTCGTGGCCTTCATCCTGGAATGCGGCTACCTAAACGGCACGACCATCCGGCTCGACGGTGCGCTGCGCATGCCCTGAGCCCGCGCGCTCAGGCACCCCGCGCGCTGCGCCAGCCCGCGAGATTCAGCCCGGCAAAAAGCAGCGCGGCCACGCAGACGATCGACGGCCCGGCGGGCGTGTCGAACACATAGGCCGCGCGCAACCCGGCCACCGCCGACAGCGCCCCGATGCCCGCCGCGATGGCCGCCATGGCCTCCGGCGTGCGCGCCAGCCCCCGGGCCGCCGCCGCCGGAATGATCAACATCGCCGCAATCAGCAACACGCCCACCACCTTGATCGCCACCGCCACCGTGATCGCCAGCGCCACCGTCAGCACCAGCTGTTCGCGCCGCGGATCGAGCCCGCTGGCATAGGCCAGCTCCTCGTTCAGGGTCGCCGTCAGCAGCGCCGCCCATCGCCACAGGATCAGTCCCACAACCAGGGCCGCGCCACCCCAGATCACCACCAGGTCCATGCGCGACACCGACAGGATATCACCGAACAGATACGCCATCAGGTCGATCCGCACCCCCGACAGGAACGACACCGCCACCAGCCCGAAGGCCAGCGCCGAATGGGCCATCACCCCCAGCAGCGTGTCCATCGCATAGCCCCGCCCGGCCAGGTACGTCACCGTCAGCGCCATGAGCAGCGCCACCAGAACCGCGCCTGCGAAAATCGACATCTGCAGCGCCAGCGACAGCGCCACGCCCAGGATCGCCGCATGGGCGGTGGCATCCCCGAAATAGGCCATCCGCCGCCACACCACGAAACAGCCCAGCGGGGCCGCGGCAAAGGCTACACCGACCCCGGCCAGCGTCGCGCGGGTCATGAAATCGTCCAGCATCATTCCGCCGCCTCGTGACTGTGCGGGTGGTCATGGTCGTGATCGTGGTCATGGTCGTGCCGGTAGAGCGCCAGCGCGCCACCCGTCCCGGTCCCGAACAATGCCCGGTACTCCGGGGCCGAGGCGACCACCGCGGGCGCGCCTTCGCAGCACACATGCCCGTTGAGGCAGATCACCCGGTCCGACGCACTCATCACCACGTGCAACTCGTGGCTGATCATCAGCACGGCACAGCCGGTTTCGCGCCGCACCGTCTCGATCTGGCGATAGAACGCGGCCGAGCCGGGCTGGTCCAGCCCCTGCGTCGCCTCGTCCAGCAACAGCACCTCGGGCCGGTTGATCAGCGCCCGCGCCAGAAGCACCCGCTGGAACTGCCCGCCCGATAGCTGCGACATCTGCCGGCGCAGCAGATCCGGCACGCCCGCGGCCTCCAGCGCCGCCTGGCAGGCGGCTTTCGGCACCTTCTCGGGCAGGCGCATGAACCGCTCCACCGTGATCGGCAGGGTCGGATCGATATGCAGCTTCTGCGGCACATAGCCCAGCCGCAGCCCGGGTTTGAGCCAGATCTCCCCGCGCATCGGTTTCGCGGC
The Dinoroseobacter shibae DFL 12 = DSM 16493 genome window above contains:
- a CDS encoding MFS transporter is translated as MSTITDPAQTDDRRARRNVAVLVAAQAFLGSQITMIFVIGGLAGQMLSPHPCLATLPISLIVAGSMATAPWLSGVMQRHGRRTGFVIGAMGGALGSIIGAIGLATGSFYVFLLGSFLTGSYMSAQGFYRFAAADSASETFRPKAISYVMAGGLISALIGPQLVKVTTDLFVVPFLGTYLVALAVNLIGVGLFFFLDLPKPAPVPKGVEGGRSRREMLRDPVILTAVVCGMVAYALMNLVMTSTPLAVVGCGFTTGNAADVVSLHVIAMFAPSFFTGHLINRFGVERIVALGLLILGLAGVVALSGVALGNFFVALALLGLGWNFGFIGATTMLASAHSTAERGRIQGLNDALVFGCVTLASLASGGLMNCSGGDVVAGWNAVNLAMVPLLALAGATLIWLVLKPKPAL
- a CDS encoding metal ABC transporter permease yields the protein MLDDFMTRATLAGVGVAFAAAPLGCFVVWRRMAYFGDATAHAAILGVALSLALQMSIFAGAVLVALLMALTVTYLAGRGYAMDTLLGVMAHSALAFGLVAVSFLSGVRIDLMAYLFGDILSVSRMDLVVIWGGAALVVGLILWRWAALLTATLNEELAYASGLDPRREQLVLTVALAITVAVAIKVVGVLLIAAMLIIPAAAARGLARTPEAMAAIAAGIGALSAVAGLRAAYVFDTPAGPSIVCVAALLFAGLNLAGWRSARGA
- a CDS encoding DUF6680 family protein; this translates as MSLEFWITTFAIVVGPLGAVLIAHHLQERRERTNRRLHVFRLLMATRKAPISIERVQALNLVEIEFYGEQEVSKKFSALLETYNDVGRWKSEDPDVRRRVFQDVEDQVADLLNELGRVLGYRLEQIKLLRGGYYPEAFSVRDVQEAEIREFIQQLKRGEKAVPIDVLDVRHPRKILEQARETNEVLSAAALDEVKQEGAR
- the cysS gene encoding cysteine--tRNA ligase; protein product: MTATELKLTNTKTRRKEVFTPIDPDNVRMYVCGPTVYDRAHLGNARPAVVFDMLFRVLREVYGPEHVTYVRNITDVDDKINARAAETGRSIREITDETTGWYLEDMAALGTLPPTHVPRATEYIPQMVAMIETLIARGHAYVAEGHVLFDVRSYGAYGALSGRSVDDMIAGARVEVAPYKRDPMDFVLWKPSEAGLPGWDSPWGRGRPGWHIECSAMSHELLGESFDIHGGGNDLQFPHHENEIAQSCCAHPEGGFAKVWMHNEMLQVEGKKMSKSLGNFFTVRDLLDQGVPGEVIRFVFLGTHYSKPMDWTERKRDEAMAVLRKWRAAVAGTRPAPAAAPSVMAALVDDLNTPGAIAELHQLYRDGNLPGLLASAQLMGLLSDEMGGWDSSPQVDLSELAARLAEVREAAIGTKDFTQVDRMKAALIAAGVEVRMSKAGVELVPGPEFDAAKLEAVE
- a CDS encoding squalene/phytoene synthase family protein, with protein sequence MSLEACAGLVERGDPDRFLATMAAPVPARRVLFPLYAFNIEVSRAPWLTEEPMIAEMRLQWWRDVLEEIRSGARVRSHEVATPLAEVLDAEAVAVLDRLVAARRWEVYRDPFEDQAAFDAYLEETGAGLVWAAGRALGAEAAAEPVLREQGWAAALARYLQAVPDLEARGRIPLVDGRAEAVAELARRGLARLAEARGARGMVPVAARAALFAGWQAETILRQATEAPGLVAAGGLGLSEFAKRARLAWVSATGRW
- a CDS encoding SDR family NAD(P)-dependent oxidoreductase — its product is MQVSDHAILVTGGASGLGEATVRHLRAKGAAVAVLDRDATRGHQLAAESGALFFETDVTDDVSAEASVTAAATALGRITACVTCAGVATSAKTLGREGPHGLDAFQRTIDINLVGTFNIARLAAAEMARNAPDADGARGVIVTTASIAAFDGQKGQAAYAASKAGVTGLSLPMARDLAREGIRVMSIAPGIFRTPMLIGLGEEIMEALAADVTFPKRLGDPVEYARLVAFILECGYLNGTTIRLDGALRMP
- a CDS encoding outer membrane protein — translated: MKSSKFSPVVALALPLALFGAPSLAGSLEDPVVEPVPMAPAPVVVSGRDWTGGYVGAQIGYGDVGTNASGVDGDGLIGGLIAGYDYDFGSYVLGAGIDYDIADIDLGPASLEDVLRLKLRAGFEAGPSLIYATGGYARAGTDNLGSDDGWFAGAGVEYPLSQNLSLAGEVLYHEFDDFDGSGVDVDATTVQARLAYRF
- the cimA gene encoding citramalate synthase: MNERLYLYDTTLRDGQQTQGVQFSTPEKQQIAAALDALGIDFIEGGWPGANPTDSEFFASAPTFDHARFAAFGMTKRAGFSAENDDVLAAVLNAGTQAVCLVGKSHEYHVTRALGISLAENTENIARSVAHLVAQGREAIFDAEHFFDGYLANPGYAVETLQAALEAGARWVVLCDTNGGRLPAEVGRITAEVIAAGVPGDRLGIHTHNDTGNAVANALAAIDAGARQVQGTLNGLGERCGNANLVTLIPTLLLKEPYASRFETGVSAAALRDLVRVSRTLDDILNRVPTKSAPYVGASAFAHKAGLHASAILKDPSTYEHIPPEAVGNARVIPMSNQAGQSNLRKRLADAGIAVQKGDMRLGALLDEVKRREDMGYSFDSAQASFELLARRHLEGLPEFFEVKRYRVTVERRKNKYDRMVSLSEAVVVLKIGDEKMLSVSESMDETGCDRGPVNALAKALGKDLGPYTPYIADLRLVDFKVRITNGGTEAVTRVLIDSEDGQGRRWSTVGVSANIVDASFEALVEAIQWKLIRDGAPRIALAAE
- a CDS encoding metal ABC transporter ATP-binding protein, producing the protein MSLISVRGLSVAYGARTVLSHVDLTLEPGEIVTIVGPNGSGKTSLLRAIIGAAKPMRGEIWLKPGLRLGYVPQKLHIDPTLPITVERFMRLPEKVPKAACQAALEAAGVPDLLRRQMSQLSGGQFQRVLLARALINRPEVLLLDEATQGLDQPGSAAFYRQIETVRRETGCAVLMISHELHVVMSASDRVICLNGHVCCEGAPAVVASAPEYRALFGTGTGGALALYRHDHDHDHDHDHPHSHEAAE